From Xenopus tropicalis strain Nigerian chromosome 3, UCB_Xtro_10.0, whole genome shotgun sequence, the proteins below share one genomic window:
- the eif4e1b gene encoding eukaryotic translation initiation factor 4E type 1B isoform X2, whose product MAAAEAISIKELPREKLDNEKRRKKKESVILEKVIKHSLQSRLYTHIQLASKLSSGCDYSLFKDGIEPMWEDSRNKRGGRWLITLSKQQRHSDLDALWLETLLCLIGEAFDEYSEEVCGAVINIRAKGDKIAIWTRETENREAVTHIGKVYKERLGLSSKVVIGYQAHADTATKSSSLSKNKFVV is encoded by the exons ATGGCAGCAGCTGAAGCG ATAAGCATTAAAGAGCTCCCTAGAGAGAAACTGGACAATGAAAAAAGGCGAAAGAAAAAAGAGAGTGTGATTCTGGAAAAAGTGATCAAGCACTCTCTGCAAAGCAG ATTATACACCCACATTCAGCTTGCAAGCAAACTGTCATCTGGCTGTGACTACTCTCTATTTAAG GATGGGATAGAGCCCATGTGGGAAGATAGCAGGAACAAACGAGGAGGGAGATGGCTGATAACTCTTTCCAAACAACAAAGGCACAGTGACCTGGATGCACTTTGGCTTGAAACA CTACTGTGCCTGATTGGAGAAGCTTTTGATGAGTACAGTGAAGAAGTTTGTGGGGCAGTGATCAACATCCGGGCAAAAGGAGACAAAATTGCAATATGGACTAGAGAAACTGAGAACAGAGAAGCAGTCACTCATATTGG AAAAGTGTACAAAGAGAGACTGGGCTTATCATCCAAAGTGGTTATCGGTTATCAGGCTCATGCAGACACTGCTACCAAGAGCAGCTCCCTATCCAAGAACAAGTTTGTGGTCTGA
- the eif4e1b gene encoding eukaryotic translation initiation factor 4E type 1B isoform X1, whose product MAAAEAISIKELPREKLDNEKRRKKKESVILEKVIKHSLQSRWALWFFKNVKSQPWQCNLRLVTTFNTVEDFWSLYTHIQLASKLSSGCDYSLFKDGIEPMWEDSRNKRGGRWLITLSKQQRHSDLDALWLETLLCLIGEAFDEYSEEVCGAVINIRAKGDKIAIWTRETENREAVTHIGKVYKERLGLSSKVVIGYQAHADTATKSSSLSKNKFVV is encoded by the exons ATGGCAGCAGCTGAAGCG ATAAGCATTAAAGAGCTCCCTAGAGAGAAACTGGACAATGAAAAAAGGCGAAAGAAAAAAGAGAGTGTGATTCTGGAAAAAGTGATCAAGCACTCTCTGCAAAGCAG GTGGGCCCTTTGGTTCTTCAAAAATGTAAAGAGCCAGCCATGGCAATGTAACTTGCGTCTCGTCACTACATTTAACACAGTGGAAGACTTCTGGTC ATTATACACCCACATTCAGCTTGCAAGCAAACTGTCATCTGGCTGTGACTACTCTCTATTTAAG GATGGGATAGAGCCCATGTGGGAAGATAGCAGGAACAAACGAGGAGGGAGATGGCTGATAACTCTTTCCAAACAACAAAGGCACAGTGACCTGGATGCACTTTGGCTTGAAACA CTACTGTGCCTGATTGGAGAAGCTTTTGATGAGTACAGTGAAGAAGTTTGTGGGGCAGTGATCAACATCCGGGCAAAAGGAGACAAAATTGCAATATGGACTAGAGAAACTGAGAACAGAGAAGCAGTCACTCATATTGG AAAAGTGTACAAAGAGAGACTGGGCTTATCATCCAAAGTGGTTATCGGTTATCAGGCTCATGCAGACACTGCTACCAAGAGCAGCTCCCTATCCAAGAACAAGTTTGTGGTCTGA